The Tessaracoccus timonensis sequence AGAGCACCATCGTCATACCCGAGTTGCCGACGCCGCCCGCCGCGGCCGCGCCAGACGCCTGCGACGAGGTGAGCACCTGGGATTCGGTGAAGCTTTGGAGCGAACCGATGGTGGACATCAGCGTGATGAACAGCACGATGGGACGCAGCTGCGGGAGCGTGATGCGGAAGAACGTCTGGAAGCCGTTCGCCCCGTCGATTGCAGCCGACTCGTACTGTGTCTTATCGATGGCCTGCAAACCAGCGAGGATCAGCAAGGCGTTGTAGCCCACGAATGACCAGGTGGTGAGGGCAGAGATAGCAATCTTGATGCCCCATTCGTTTTGTAGCCAAGCGATGTTCTCGAACCCGAACAGGTTGACGATCACGTTGGCCAAGCCAAACTGGCTGGAGAACAGCGAGCTAAACAGAATGCCCATCGCCACCATGGAGGTGACGTTGGGAATGAGGTAGACCACGCGGTACGTGGTGGAGAAGCGCATCGTGGAGTTCAGCATGAGCGCGACGATCGTCGCCAAGACGAGCGTCGGCACCGTGCCCATCACCCACAAGATGAGCGTGTTGACCAGCGACTTGTAGAACAGCGGATCAACGATGAGGTACTTGAAGTTCTCAAACCCGATGAAGTGGATGTCGCCGAGTCCGGACCAGTTCGTGAATGCCAGCGCCATGGTGAACACCATGGGCATGGCGCCGAACATAAAGAAGAAGAAGAAATACGGGGAAACCGCAAAGTATTGCGGAAGTGAACGCTTCATCCGTTTCCCCAGCGACGGTGTTCTCACCTCAGCAATGGGAGGGAGGGTGGCGGTGGCGCCACCCTCCCCGGCAGTTATTCCCGGATTCATCGAACCGTGAGCCCCACTTGCTTTGCGATTCGCTTCGCCTGCGTTACGGCGTCGTTCCAGGCCTTCTCACGATCCTTCTTCGACGACTCGATGAGATCGATCTCGGCGAGGAAGGGAGCCTGCACAGCGCTGGACTGCGGGTCTTCGTACAGCGGGCGTACGGTCTCCGCAGCGTGGCCGAACACCTCGGCAGCTTTCTGTCCACCCAGGAACTCGACGGGGCCAGCCACTTCCTCCATATCGAAGGATTCCGGCGTTGCCGGGAAGTTGCCCTTGTCCTGGTACTCGTAGGCCTGGTTCTTCGGGTTCAGGATGTACTTGATGATCTCGAATGAAGCCTCCGGGTCCTTCGCGCCCTCGGGGATAGTGAGGAACGAACCACCGCTGTTGGTGGCTTCACCCGGGTGCTCACACACGCGCCACTTGCCCGCAGTCTCGGGCGCATCCACCATGAGGTCTGCCAGGTGCCAGGACGCACCGAAGTCGGCGGGCAGCTTGCCCTCGTTGATGGCAGCGGCGGAGTCTGCGGTGTTAGACTCGATGCTCGCGACGATGCCGGCGTCGTAGGCCTTCATCATGGTGTCCCAGGCGCTACGGATGTGGTCCTGGTCGCCGATGAACACGCCTTCTTCGTCGATGAAGCCCATGCCGGATTGCGGCCAGGCAGTGTCGAACAGGCTGGCGCAGTTGCGGATGAGGTAAGTGTCGGGCTTCTTCGAAAGGAGCTGCTTGCCGAGCTCGAAGTAGGCCTCCCACTCGCGGATTTCCTCAGCAAGCTTCTTCGGGTCGTAGGTGAGACCGGCGCCCTCGAACACGTCAACGCGGTAGAACAGCGCGGTGGGGCCGATGTCGATCGGAATACCCAGCTGCTTGCCGTCCTTCGTCGTGGCCTGGTCCCACTTGTACTCCAAGTAGGTGTCCTTGATGTCCTTGGCGCCAATCGAGTTGAGGTCGACGAAGTACTTGTCCTGGGAGAGGAAGAAGGGGATGTCCTGGCCCTTCACGCCGGTGATGTCTGGCAAGCCGCTGCCAGCTGCGAAGGTGGTGGTGAGCTTCTGTTTGAAGTCGCCGCCAATGATGTCCTGGCGAAGCTTGTACTGCTTCAGATCCTTTGCGACGCCCTCCAGCACCTTCTTGCCAAAGCCTTCAGGCCAGGTCCACAGCACCATGTCTTTCATGTCGCCGGTGCCCTTGTCTGAGGAGCCTCCGCCGCCAGTGGAGCCCGCGGTGGAACATGCGGAGAGCCCGAGCAAGCCGAGCGTGGCAGCCCCTCCGCCGAGTAGGTGTCGCCGTGACAAGTTCATTGTTCGCTCCTTGAGGTAGCTCGCCGTGGTTCCCCTTCCATGGTTGTCACGGCGTTGTGCGTAGTCGATCAAATTGCTTCAACAAAGCGTGATGGGGAGTGCTGGCCTGGGCTTCGTGTCGCAGGGGTTGCTCCGTTGCGACGCGACGTCGGAAGATGTGACAACCCTGCAAATACCCTTTGACAAGCATATTCATGTCTTCGGATCCGCCTTGATCGAGTGTGTGAGACTCAATCTAGCACCCCGGCGCCTGATTTGAAAGAGAATGAGCGAGTTGTGCAAAACTGAGCGAAATAGGTTTACCTGCGCTACGGTGTATCTGTGTTGAAAGCATCTCGGCAGGAGTCAATGTTGCGCCTCTTGGAGGTGCGACGTCGTGCTGGCATCGTCGATATTGCGCGCGAGCTCCAGGTCAGTGAAGCCACCGTGCGACGTGACGTTGCGGAGCTCGAAGAGCAAGGCATGGTGACGCGCTCTTGGGGTGCTGTGGAGCTTGCCCACACCGCCGACGACCCGTTCCATGAGACTCTCGCACGCGAAGGCTTGGCGAAAGAGCGCATTGCACGCGCGGCTGCGAAGCTGGTGCAGCCTGGCCAGACCGTCATCCTCGACATTGGCACGACCGTGCATTATTTGGCGCTGGCGTTGCAAGAGATGCCGCTCACGGTCATTACCCCTTCACTCGCCGCATTCGAGGTGTTCCGCAACCAGCCCAACATCTCTGTGGTGCTACTGGGCGGACGGTGGTCTGAGCCGTATCAGTGTTTCGAGGGAGACCCCGTCGGGGATGCGCTCGCTCGCCAGCATGCCGACATCGCGTTTCTTGGCTGTTCCGGGGTGGGGGATACCGGACGAATCCGAGACACGTCGTACACCCAGGCCGCCATGAAACGGGCCATGCACGCAGCAGCGTCCCGCACCTATTTGCTCGCCGATGCCAAGAAATTCCCTGGGCAAGGCAACAGCGCCCCCTTCGACCTCGCTGTCGTTGACGGGCTCATCACCGACTTAGACCCGCTCCCAGAAAAGCTGGCTGAGCAGGTTGCAGCGATCGATCTGGAGGTCATTCACGCATGAAACTCACCATTCTGGGCGGCGGCGGTTTCCGTGTGCCCCTCGTGTACAAGGCGCTCATGGAAGATGAATCTGACGAACGCGTCGACGAGGTGCGCCTCTACGACACCGATCCGGTGCGGCTCGCGGCCATCAACAAAGTGCTCGAAGAACTCGGTGCCACGTCGGCCGACGCCCCTCGCGTCGTCGCGACCACCGACCTCGGAGAGGCCCTTGCCGGGGTGGACTTCTTGTTCTCCGCCATGCGCGTGGGCGGCACCGAAGGGCGCGCCGCCGACGAGCGCATCGCGCTCCACAACGGCGTCATCGGCCAGGAAACGGTGGGAGCGGGCGGCATCTCGTACGCGCTGCGCGGCATTCCCGTCGTCATCGGTTTGGTAGAGCAACTGCGCAAGCACGCGCCCGACGCCTGGGTGATCAACTTCACCAACCCCGCCGGCGTCATCACTGAGGTGATGCAGCAATCGCTCGGCGACCGCGTCGTCGGAATCTGCGACTCCCCGGTGGGGCTCGCCCGTCGCGTGCTCACCACGCTGCAGGGCGAGGGAATCGTCGCCGACGATGTGCCCCCGCTCACCGCTGCCGATGGGCGAGTACGCCTTGACTACGCCGGCCTCAACCACCTGGGCTGGCTGACGGGCCTGCACGTGGACGGCGAAGACGTGCTGCCGCGGTTGCTCGAGCGTGCCGACCTCATCGAATCCCTTGAGGAGGGTCGCCTCTTCGGCGCGCCGCTCGTGCAAGCGCTGGGATGCCTGCCCAACGAATACCTCCACTACTACTACTTCTCGCGAGAAGACCTCCTCCTCGACAGCAAATCGGAAGCCACGCGCGGGGTGTTCCTCGCCCAGCAACAGCGTCACTTCTATGAAGCAGCGACGAACGCGACTGGCGACGTCCACGCGCTGTGGGAGCAGTGCCGCCTGGAGCGCGAAGCCACCTACATGGCGTCCAACCGAGACGCAGCCGGCGGCTTCGAGCGCGACGTTGCCGACCTCGAGACCGGGGGATACGACAAGGTGGCGTTGGCGATCATGCATGCCATCGCCAACGACGTGCCCGCCCGGCTCATCTTGAACGTAGCCAACCGGGGCATACTGCCCGACCTGGACGACACCGCGGTGGTGGAAGTTCCCTGTGACGTCGACGGCAACGGCATCCACCCGCTGCCGGGCGCCGCGCTGCCGGACCATGGGCGAGGCATCGTCGTGAACGCGAAGTATGTGGAACGCCGCACCATTGCAGCCGCACTCCACGCATCCCGCAGCGACGCGGTGCTGGCGCTCGCGCACCACCCGCTCGTGGACTCCGTGAACGTGGCGCGCGACATCCTGGACGACCTCGTCGAGCACTTCCACGAACTCGCCTACCTGGAGAAGCACTGACATGCATGACGACCGCAAGCTTGTAGAAGAGCGCATCGAGGATCTGCGAGAGCGCCTCATCGGCAAGGAGTACGTAACGCTCACGAAGCTCAACGTTGAGGCGTGGAAAGCGCCAGACGAGCCCGTCCCCTTTGCGGAGGCGGCCAGTCAGCAGTATGAGCCGTTCCCCGTCGGCACCTGGTGGGGGCCGGCATGGAGCACGTGGTGGCTGCGGCTCGACGGCATCCTCCCCGACGATGCCCCCCGCGAGCGTGTCGAACTCCGTGTTGACCTGGGGTTTTCCGGTGACTGGGCGGGCAACCAGTCGGAGGGGCTCGTCTACACGTGCGACGGGGTGCCGCTGAAGGGGCTCAACCCCATGAATCGCACCGTGCCGCTCACGTTCGGGTCGATCGCCGAGCAACTTGAGCAGGAAGGCTCGCCACTGGTGGCGGCCGACGGTTCGGTGCGGCTGATGGTGGAAGCCGCCGCCAACCCCAACCACGGGGAAGACATGGCCAAGTACGGCGACAAGGCCACCATGCCGATCGAGCCCATGTGGCAGTTCAAGGCTGCGGACCTGGTGGTGCGCAACGACGATGTCTGGCACCTTCAGCTCGACCTCGAGGTGCTCGACGGGCTCATGCGCGAGCTCTCCGTCGACTCGACCTGGCGCGCCACCCTCCTTCGTGGGCTCGAGCGCGCCGCCGACGTCGTCGACCAGGGCAGCATTGAGGAACAAGCCGCCGCCGCGCGCGCCGTGCTTGCGCCCTTGCTGAACAGCGGCCCGCATGGTTCCGCGCAGCGCATGACCGCCGTCGGGCACGCGCACATCGACTCCGCCTGGTTGTGGCCCATCCGGGAGACCCGTCGGAAGGTGGTACGTTCGCTGTCGAACGTCGTCGCGCTCGCCGACGAATACCCCGACTTCCACTTCGCCTGCACCGCTCCACAGCACCTCGAGTGGCTGAAGGAAGACGCGCCGATGGTGTTTGAGCGGATGCGCGAAGCCATCCAGCGCGGCCAATGGCACATGGTGGGCGGCACCTGGATAGAACCGGACGCCAACCTCCCCGGCGGCGAGGCGATGGTTCGACAGCTCACCAGCGGCCTTCGGTGGCTGCGCGAGGAGCTGGATGTCACCACCGACTGCCTCTGGCTGCCCGACTCGTTCGGCTACTCCGGCGCGCTGCCGCAGATCGCCAAACTCGCCGGCATGCGGTGGTTCTTCACCCAGAAAATGAACTGGAACCAGACGAACACGCTCCCGCACCACACGTTCTGGTGGGAGGGCATCGACGGCACGCGTATCTGGACGCACTTCCCGCCCGTCGACTGCTACGACTCCATCCTCTCCTCAGACCAGGTGAAGTTCGCTGAACGAAACTTCAAGGAAAAGGGCGTTGCCAAGGAGTCGTTGTTGCCGTTTGGTTATGGCGACGGTGGTGGCGGCCCCGTGCGCGAAATGGTGGAACGTGCCCGTCGGCAGAGCAATCTCGAGGGGTCGCCGGTGCTCACCATGGGTAGCCCGCAAGACTTCTACGACGCCGCTCGCGCCGAGCGCGATGAGCTCCCCGTGTGGGCCGGCGAGCTGTACTTCGAGTTCCACCGCGGTGTCCAGACCTCGCAACTGGCCTTGAAGCAAGGCAACCGACGCGTCGAGGCCGGCCTCGCAGCGCTGGAATGGCTCGGCACGCTGGCGATACTTCGCGGACATGCGTACGACGCCGAGGGCGTCGAACAGCTCTGGCGACGCATGATGCTGCTGCAGTTCCACGACATCCTCCCGGGTAGCGCCATCGCCTGGGTGAACGAAGAAGCGCGCGAGGAATACACGTCGCTACTGCAAGAGATTGAGGAACGTATCGACGCGCTACGTCGCGACGTGTTCCCGGGGGAGCAGTGCGCCATTGCGAACCCCGCGCCGTTCGCGAGGCGCGAGCTGGTCGAGGTCGAGGGGCGACGGGTGCTCGTCGACGTCGGCCCGCTCAGCGTGGTGGCTCTTGCCGACGCCGAAGCAACCCCGACGCACGCCGTCCAGGCCCAGCGCCAAGACGAGGGCATCGTGCTCGACAACGGTTTGGTACGCGTCGTCGTCGCGCCGGACGGAACGGTGACGAGCCTCGTCGACGTGGAAGCCGAGCGCGAACTGCTGCTTCCCGACGAGCGGGCCAACCTTCTGCGCCTGCACCCCGACCACCCCAGCTGCTTCGACGCGTGGGAACTCCAGGCACAGTACCGCCACCACGTGTGGGAGGTCGACGACGTCGAACAGGTTGCGCTGGTGGAGGACACGCCGCTTCGCGCCCAGGTGGATGTGGTTCGGTCCTTCGGCGACTCTCGGGTGACGCAGTCGCTGTGGCTGGACGCGGACAGCAAGACGGTGCGGTTCGCCGTCGATATCGACTGGCGCGAACGCTCCCGGGTGCTAAAGGTGGCGTTCCCCCTTGCGGTGAAGGCCACCCATGAGTCGTCCGAAATCCAGTTCGGACACGTGCGGCGCGCGCTGACGTCGAACACCAGCTGGGACGAAGCGCGCTTTGAGGTGCCCGGGCATCGTTGGACGCTGCTCGACGAACCGGGCTACGCCGTGGCGCTGTCGTACGACTCCTCCTACGGCCACGACGTGGAACCCGCCGGCGCTGATGAGCACGCGCCCACCGCGGGTGTGGTGGCGAGCTACACGTTGCTGCGGGCGCCACTGTCGCCGGATAAGGAATCCGACCAAGGACAGCACCGCATCCAGTACCAGCTCACCGTCGACGCCGACGTGCGCGCGGCGAGCGAGGCGGGCATCGCGCTCAATCAGCCACTGCGTGTGCTGGACGGCGCGGGCGCGAGCGAGGCCGCCGTGGCGTCGCTGGAGATGCTCCGCGGACATGCGGTGATTGATGCGGTGAAGCCGGCATTCGACGAGTCCGGTGACATGGTGATCCGATTGCATGAGGCCACGGGCGGGCGGTCGCGCGTGCGGCTGCACCTCGGGTTCGACGCCCAGGGCATTCACGAGGTGGATCTCTTGGAGCAGCCGGTGGCCGAGCCCACTCAGCAGCGCCTGGGAGACCTGCGCGACGGCGCGGTGGAACTCACGCTTCGTCCCTTCCAAATCCTCACGTTGAAGGTGTGTGCCAAATGAAACTGCTATTGATCTGCCTCGACGGTGTGCGCGCCGACTTCGCGTTGCCCGAGGAGGTGGCGAGCAACCCGGATTTCGCGCAACCATCGCACCCAGCCGACCCGAGGTTCAGCGTCGGTGCTCCGGACCACACCGTGCAGGATTTCCCAGCGGGGCTTGCCCCGACGCTCGCCCGCCTCGCCCGCGGGGACGAGGCGTCGGATGGCGTGTGCCTGCCCATGTGGATGACGCCTCCCACCGATTCGGGGCCGGGGTGGTCGTCCATCCTGACCGGCTCCACCCACGAGGAATGCAACGTGTGGTGGAACGAGTTCGTCGGCCACGACATGGCCAGGCGCCCCGACCTGCTGTCTCGCGTGTTCTTCGCCAACCCGCGAGCGCGGACGCTCGCAGCGGCCACCTGGACCGCCTTCACCGTCGGCGTCGGCCCGGGGCCCATCTTGCAGCAGCGCGTCGACCAGCAGCGCACGAGGCAACACGCCGTGTTCCAACCCGATCTCACCAACGGCATTGAGGCGGCGGACGACGCCGTGTGTACGTGGGCGTGCCACAGGCTCCTTCACGAGGGGCCAGATGCGTCGGTGGTGTACTTCGAGAGCGTCGACGCCGCCGGCCATGCCGCGGGCTCGGACAGCAAGGAGTACCGCGAGGCCATCCAGCGCGTCGATGAGCGAGTGCGTTACCTGGTCAAGGCAGTGGCGGAGCGGCACGAGCAGCTCGGTGAAGACTGGGTTGTAGCCGTCACCACCGACCACGGGCACAAGCCTGAGGGTGGGCACGGCGAGGACGAGGTCGAGGTGCGCCGAAGCTTCCTGATCCTGCACCGCATCGGTAGCCAATTGCCCGCCGAGATGCACGAGCGCGGCGCGCTGCGAAGCGAAGACGTCATGTGGCTCCTGCTGGACCTCATGGGCGCCCGGCAGGGCGAGATGGAAGGAGACGACGTCGGCGTGCTGAAGGACATCGATCCGGTGGGGCCGACGCGGGACCTCCGCTTCGAATGGTGACACATCCGGCGGTTGCATCCGCTGGGTGGGTAGAGCGTCGAGCTAACCCAATATCCACATTCGTTTCGCTGAAACGGCGATTTTGGCGTGATTTGGCAAACGAATGTGGATATCGGGTTAGCTGCGCTGTGGTCCCACCTGGCTGGCGGCTACTGCGCCAGCAGCTCCGCGACGCGGCGAGCGCGAGGGTCGTCGTGGGCGCGGGCAGCTTGGAGCACCTCGGCCAGGCGCGGCGGATCGGCGGCTCCGCTCTCGCCCGCCAAGATAGTGCTGGCGACGAACGCCGCGACGAGGAGTTGCTCTTCGAGCGCATCGGTGAGGCCCGAGGCGACGGCAAACGCCGCCAGCGTCGCGTCGCCGGCGCCGGTGGTGTTGCGTGGGCGCACGGGGAAGGCAGCCACGCTGGCTTCCTGTCCGGTGGCAGCATCCACCGCAACCATGCCGTCGGCGCCACGGGTGACGACGACGGTGGGCACGCGGCAGGTCAACTGCCGGGCAGCGTCCATGGGGTCGCTCAGCTGCGTGAAGGCGCGAGCTTCCAGGTCGTTCAGCATCCACACATCGGCGCCTTCGATGCCTGCGAGTTGCTCGTCGCCCCACAAATCCGTCTCGTCGAAGCCCCTCGACGCAAACACGCGAGCCCCGCGGCGGCGTGCGTCGACGAGCCAGGGGAGCGTCGAGTCGCGCAAGTCGATGACGATGGCGTCCGTGTCCACGTTGGTGAGGGAGTGTCCGACCGGCTTTGCAGGGGGATGCTCGACCGTCACCATCGCGCGGTCAGCGCTGGTGGCGAGGGCCACCGTCGTGGGGAGTTGCCAGTTGGTGTAGTGCTCGCAGTGGGTGGTGCCGATGCCTTCGAGGCGCAGGCTGCGCAGCAGCCGCTCGCTGGCTTCGTCGTCGCCGACGGGGGAGCACAGCTCGGTGCTCACACCGAGGCGAGCTGCCACTCGCGCCATGGTGGCCACGCCACCCCAGCCCTCGTGCAGTCCTGTGGCCTGCAGCTCGTGGCCGGGCACGGGCATCGCTGGGACGCCGGTCATGATGATGTCGCGGTACGTGATACCGACGGTCAGCATGCGTGTGGGCACGGCACTCCTTCTCACGGACGAACAAGCCAAAGTCTTGCACAGACGCATCTCTGCGAGCACCTGGGTAGGGTGGTCGTGTGCTGTCTGAGCTGCATATCCAACGAAGTAGCAGGCACGCCGGCATGGAGGTGTTGATCGAATGAATCGTGCTCTCCCGCAGCACATCGGCGCAGTGTTGTTCGACATGGACGACACACTCGTCGACTCCGAGCAAGCTTGGTTCGATGCCACCCGTCAACTCTGGGAAGAGTACGAGGTATCGAAGGGCTTCGACGATGACGTATCTGATGAGCTTCGAGGCGGCACCATTGAGGATGTCGTCGCGGTGTTCAGCCGTGTCCGTCCGGGCGTAGACGCCGACGTAGCGGAACGCCGAATGCTGGAGCTCCTGCAGGAACACTTGGCGGACGGTGTGGAGCCGATGCCGGGGGCGGAAGCCCTGCTCGAGGCGCTCTCCGGGACGATACCGCTGGCTGTGGCCTCGAACTCGCCGTCGGCCATCGTGAAAGCCACGATGCAATCGCTCGGCTGGCAGCGCCGTTTCGTTGCGATGCTGGGCACCGAGGATGTGGAGCGCCCCAAGCCGGCGCCTGATCTGTACCTCGCCGCAGCCGAGCGTTGTGGCGTGGCGCTGGAGCACTGCGTCGTGCTGGAAGACTCCCGCACCGGCGCTACGGCAGCCAGGGAGGCCGGCGCGTTCGTCGTCGCGGTTGGCCCATTCGCCGCGGATTTGGGGCACGTGCACGTGCCCTCGCTCGATCACCCGATGCTGCAGTCTTGGCAGCCTCAACCAATCGCACACGCGAAGGAGCTGTGATGCCCACCATCATCCCCACGCCCGCTCACGTCGACTGGGGGCAGGGTTCGTTCCTGCTGCCCAACCCCCTCCCAGTGCGTGGTGGCGGCGTTCCCGCTGAGGTCCTGGCCGAGCGTCTCTCGCGGTCGGCCGGTGTGCAGGTGCTTGCCGACGGGGTCGGCGCCGGCGTGGACTTCGTCGAAGATACTTCGCTCCCCGACGAGGGGTACCGCCTCAGCGTCAACGCGGACGGTGTGCGCATTGGGTATTCCGCGCAGGCCGGCGCGTCGTGGGCGGTGCAGACGCTGCTGCAACTTCTGCCGCGCGAGGTGCACACCACCGGCCCCTTGGACCCGGCCACGCTCGTTGTGCCGTTCGTGGAGATCGTCGACGAGCCAGCGCTGGCATGGCGCGGCTCCATGGTGGACGTGGCAAGGCATTTTCTGCCGCTCGACGGGTTGCTCAGGCATCTTGATGTGATGGCCATGCACAAGCTCAACGTGCTGCACCTGCACCTCACCGACGACCAAGGCTGGCGCTTCCCCGTGCCAGGCTGGCCGAAGCTCACGGAGGTGGGGGCGTGGCGGCCGGGTACCCTCGTCGGACTTCAGCCGCCTCCCGACGAGAACGACTGCGACGATGTGGCCGAGCACGACGGCATCCCGCACGGCGGGTTCTACACAGCCGAAGAGATCGGCAGGCTCGTGGAGCACGCGAACCGGCTCGGCATCACCGTGGTGCCGGAGGTGGATATGCCCGGCCACATGGAGGCCGCGGTGGCGGCCTACCCGGAGCTGGGCGCGTCGGGTGTGCAGCACCCGCGCACGTGTTGGGGTATTTCCGAGCATGTGCTGCGGCTGGATGACAACGTGATTCAGTTCTGCAAGGACGCGCTGGACGCCGTCATGAATCTATTCCCTGACTCGCCCGTGCACGTCGGGGGCGACGAGTGCCCGGGGTCGGAATGGCTCGCCGACGAACGCTCGCAGGCCACGATGCGTCGCGAAGGGCTCTCTACTCCTGCCGAGGGGCAGGCGTGGTTCGAGCGCATCGTGTGCGAGCACGTGCTGGCGCGTGGACGTCGCGTGATTGCGTGGGACGAGGTGCTGGAGGGCGGCGTGCCCGACGACGTCACCATCATGGTGTGGCGCGACGCGGCACAGGTTGGGGACGTGATTAGCAAGGGGTACGACGTACTGGCCGCGCCCACCCAGTACACCTACCTCGACTACTGCCAGGGCAAGTGGGATGACCACCCGCTCAACTACGGGCATTACACGCC is a genomic window containing:
- a CDS encoding carbohydrate kinase family protein produces the protein MPTRMLTVGITYRDIIMTGVPAMPVPGHELQATGLHEGWGGVATMARVAARLGVSTELCSPVGDDEASERLLRSLRLEGIGTTHCEHYTNWQLPTTVALATSADRAMVTVEHPPAKPVGHSLTNVDTDAIVIDLRDSTLPWLVDARRRGARVFASRGFDETDLWGDEQLAGIEGADVWMLNDLEARAFTQLSDPMDAARQLTCRVPTVVVTRGADGMVAVDAATGQEASVAAFPVRPRNTTGAGDATLAAFAVASGLTDALEEQLLVAAFVASTILAGESGAADPPRLAEVLQAARAHDDPRARRVAELLAQ
- a CDS encoding DeoR/GlpR family DNA-binding transcription regulator, which gives rise to MLRLLEVRRRAGIVDIARELQVSEATVRRDVAELEEQGMVTRSWGAVELAHTADDPFHETLAREGLAKERIARAAAKLVQPGQTVILDIGTTVHYLALALQEMPLTVITPSLAAFEVFRNQPNISVVLLGGRWSEPYQCFEGDPVGDALARQHADIAFLGCSGVGDTGRIRDTSYTQAAMKRAMHAAASRTYLLADAKKFPGQGNSAPFDLAVVDGLITDLDPLPEKLAEQVAAIDLEVIHA
- a CDS encoding 6-phospho-beta-glucosidase, whose amino-acid sequence is MKLTILGGGGFRVPLVYKALMEDESDERVDEVRLYDTDPVRLAAINKVLEELGATSADAPRVVATTDLGEALAGVDFLFSAMRVGGTEGRAADERIALHNGVIGQETVGAGGISYALRGIPVVIGLVEQLRKHAPDAWVINFTNPAGVITEVMQQSLGDRVVGICDSPVGLARRVLTTLQGEGIVADDVPPLTAADGRVRLDYAGLNHLGWLTGLHVDGEDVLPRLLERADLIESLEEGRLFGAPLVQALGCLPNEYLHYYYFSREDLLLDSKSEATRGVFLAQQQRHFYEAATNATGDVHALWEQCRLEREATYMASNRDAAGGFERDVADLETGGYDKVALAIMHAIANDVPARLILNVANRGILPDLDDTAVVEVPCDVDGNGIHPLPGAALPDHGRGIVVNAKYVERRTIAAALHASRSDAVLALAHHPLVDSVNVARDILDDLVEHFHELAYLEKH
- a CDS encoding alkaline phosphatase family protein, with amino-acid sequence MKLLLICLDGVRADFALPEEVASNPDFAQPSHPADPRFSVGAPDHTVQDFPAGLAPTLARLARGDEASDGVCLPMWMTPPTDSGPGWSSILTGSTHEECNVWWNEFVGHDMARRPDLLSRVFFANPRARTLAAATWTAFTVGVGPGPILQQRVDQQRTRQHAVFQPDLTNGIEAADDAVCTWACHRLLHEGPDASVVYFESVDAAGHAAGSDSKEYREAIQRVDERVRYLVKAVAERHEQLGEDWVVAVTTDHGHKPEGGHGEDEVEVRRSFLILHRIGSQLPAEMHERGALRSEDVMWLLLDLMGARQGEMEGDDVGVLKDIDPVGPTRDLRFEW
- a CDS encoding HAD family phosphatase, whose translation is MNRALPQHIGAVLFDMDDTLVDSEQAWFDATRQLWEEYEVSKGFDDDVSDELRGGTIEDVVAVFSRVRPGVDADVAERRMLELLQEHLADGVEPMPGAEALLEALSGTIPLAVASNSPSAIVKATMQSLGWQRRFVAMLGTEDVERPKPAPDLYLAAAERCGVALEHCVVLEDSRTGATAAREAGAFVVAVGPFAADLGHVHVPSLDHPMLQSWQPQPIAHAKEL
- a CDS encoding carbohydrate ABC transporter permease, producing MKRSLPQYFAVSPYFFFFFMFGAMPMVFTMALAFTNWSGLGDIHFIGFENFKYLIVDPLFYKSLVNTLILWVMGTVPTLVLATIVALMLNSTMRFSTTYRVVYLIPNVTSMVAMGILFSSLFSSQFGLANVIVNLFGFENIAWLQNEWGIKIAISALTTWSFVGYNALLILAGLQAIDKTQYESAAIDGANGFQTFFRITLPQLRPIVLFITLMSTIGSLQSFTESQVLTSSQASGAAAAGGVGNSGMTMVLYFYSVAFQENRYGYGATIAWGVFVVVMFFSIINWLVTRERKVKG
- a CDS encoding ABC transporter substrate-binding protein yields the protein MNLSRRHLLGGGAATLGLLGLSACSTAGSTGGGGSSDKGTGDMKDMVLWTWPEGFGKKVLEGVAKDLKQYKLRQDIIGGDFKQKLTTTFAAGSGLPDITGVKGQDIPFFLSQDKYFVDLNSIGAKDIKDTYLEYKWDQATTKDGKQLGIPIDIGPTALFYRVDVFEGAGLTYDPKKLAEEIREWEAYFELGKQLLSKKPDTYLIRNCASLFDTAWPQSGMGFIDEEGVFIGDQDHIRSAWDTMMKAYDAGIVASIESNTADSAAAINEGKLPADFGASWHLADLMVDAPETAGKWRVCEHPGEATNSGGSFLTIPEGAKDPEASFEIIKYILNPKNQAYEYQDKGNFPATPESFDMEEVAGPVEFLGGQKAAEVFGHAAETVRPLYEDPQSSAVQAPFLAEIDLIESSKKDREKAWNDAVTQAKRIAKQVGLTVR
- a CDS encoding glycoside hydrolase family 38 C-terminal domain-containing protein, which encodes MHDDRKLVEERIEDLRERLIGKEYVTLTKLNVEAWKAPDEPVPFAEAASQQYEPFPVGTWWGPAWSTWWLRLDGILPDDAPRERVELRVDLGFSGDWAGNQSEGLVYTCDGVPLKGLNPMNRTVPLTFGSIAEQLEQEGSPLVAADGSVRLMVEAAANPNHGEDMAKYGDKATMPIEPMWQFKAADLVVRNDDVWHLQLDLEVLDGLMRELSVDSTWRATLLRGLERAADVVDQGSIEEQAAAARAVLAPLLNSGPHGSAQRMTAVGHAHIDSAWLWPIRETRRKVVRSLSNVVALADEYPDFHFACTAPQHLEWLKEDAPMVFERMREAIQRGQWHMVGGTWIEPDANLPGGEAMVRQLTSGLRWLREELDVTTDCLWLPDSFGYSGALPQIAKLAGMRWFFTQKMNWNQTNTLPHHTFWWEGIDGTRIWTHFPPVDCYDSILSSDQVKFAERNFKEKGVAKESLLPFGYGDGGGGPVREMVERARRQSNLEGSPVLTMGSPQDFYDAARAERDELPVWAGELYFEFHRGVQTSQLALKQGNRRVEAGLAALEWLGTLAILRGHAYDAEGVEQLWRRMMLLQFHDILPGSAIAWVNEEAREEYTSLLQEIEERIDALRRDVFPGEQCAIANPAPFARRELVEVEGRRVLVDVGPLSVVALADAEATPTHAVQAQRQDEGIVLDNGLVRVVVAPDGTVTSLVDVEAERELLLPDERANLLRLHPDHPSCFDAWELQAQYRHHVWEVDDVEQVALVEDTPLRAQVDVVRSFGDSRVTQSLWLDADSKTVRFAVDIDWRERSRVLKVAFPLAVKATHESSEIQFGHVRRALTSNTSWDEARFEVPGHRWTLLDEPGYAVALSYDSSYGHDVEPAGADEHAPTAGVVASYTLLRAPLSPDKESDQGQHRIQYQLTVDADVRAASEAGIALNQPLRVLDGAGASEAAVASLEMLRGHAVIDAVKPAFDESGDMVIRLHEATGGRSRVRLHLGFDAQGIHEVDLLEQPVAEPTQQRLGDLRDGAVELTLRPFQILTLKVCAK